From the Daucus carota subsp. sativus chromosome 8, DH1 v3.0, whole genome shotgun sequence genome, one window contains:
- the LOC108197100 gene encoding B-box zinc finger protein 24 has protein sequence MKIQCDVCEKAPATLICCADEAALCAKCDVEVHAANKLASKHHRLLLQNLSNKLPPCDICQEKPAFIFCVEDRALFCQDCDEPIHSAGSLAANHQRFLATGIQVALKSKVPDEVETTQLEPPPPSKKAQQIATKTPAQQSSSINSPTWEFDDLLHFSDFDSSDKKEQLEFGELDWFTGIGAFGEQVAQKASEAAEVPQLPSYQLSNSNSYWPTKYYMPSSKKPRLEFQDDDDDGHFTVPDLG, from the exons TGAAGATACAGTGTGATGTATGTGAGAAAGCACCAGCAACTCTGATATGCTGTGCAGACGAGGCAGCCCTTTGTGCTAAGTGTGATGTTGAGGTTCATGCAGCAAACAAGCTTGCAAGCAAACACCACAGGCTGCTTCTTCAAAATCTCTCCAACAAGCTCCCTCCCTGTGATATTTGTCaa GAAAAACCAGCTTTCATATTCTGCGTTGAAGACAGAGCTTTGTTTTGTCAAGATTGTGATGAACCAATTCATTCGGCTGGTAGCCTAGCTGCAAACCACCAGAGATTTTTAGCAACCGGGATCCAAGTAGCCCTAAAGTCCAAAGTCCCGGATGAGGTTGAGACAACGCAGCTGGAGCCGCCTCCACCGAGTAAGAAAGCACAGCAAATTGCAACAAAAACACCTGCACAACAATCTTCCAGTATCAATTCACCAACATGGGAATTCGATGACTTGCTACATTTCTCAGATTTTGATTCCTCTGACAAG AAAGAGCAACTTGAATTCGGGGAGCTCGACTGGTTCACGGGCATTGGTGCTTTTGGTGAACAAGTTGCTCAGAAGGCCTCAGAAGCAGCTGAAGTTCCTCAGCTTCCATCATATCAGTTGAGCAATAGCAACTCGTACTGGCCAACCAAGTACTACATGCCATCTTCCAAGAAGCCTAGACTTGAATTTCAAGATGACGACGATGATGGACATTTTACGGTGCCTGATCTTGGTTAA